The proteins below come from a single Caulobacter segnis ATCC 21756 genomic window:
- a CDS encoding efflux transporter outer membrane subunit: MRRALIGLVGLGALTACATPGPKTAPPASAAVAPPAGWRATATVSEDASVADGWKAFGDPRLSELVAAALAYNADLGAAEARVREAEAQSRLAGAALLPSVNLGAGVQKERDLNAFGQPSTTLAAQPQVQVAYEVDLWGRLRAADAAGRASLQASRDARDAARLSVAAAVARSYVALLSLDAQLATAQGTLASRQEAAARARRRAREGVTSDLELRQAEGELEAAAQRVPALELAIRRQEGALALLVGQTSQAIPRGTLARLVIPQPSAPLPSSLLNRRPDIAQAEATLAASDASLAAARAAFLPQVRLSAAGGVLSVQHVDTLTVWTLGASALAPIFDGGRLRAQSDAATARRDQAAFGYRKAVLTAFSEVESALEGTGRLAEQEAAAVRQRAAAASALDHARKRYQAGYVAYLEELDAQRGLLATDLALSQVREARLQNAVALYQALGGGWTETGR, translated from the coding sequence ATGCGCCGCGCCCTGATCGGCCTGGTCGGCCTTGGCGCGCTGACGGCCTGCGCGACGCCAGGCCCGAAGACCGCGCCGCCGGCCTCGGCCGCCGTCGCCCCGCCGGCCGGATGGCGCGCCACCGCGACTGTCTCGGAGGACGCCTCGGTCGCCGACGGGTGGAAGGCGTTCGGCGATCCGCGCCTGTCGGAGCTGGTCGCCGCCGCCCTGGCCTACAACGCCGACCTCGGCGCCGCCGAGGCCCGGGTTCGCGAGGCCGAGGCCCAGAGCCGCCTGGCCGGCGCCGCCCTGCTCCCGTCGGTCAACCTTGGGGCGGGCGTCCAGAAGGAGCGCGACCTCAACGCCTTCGGCCAGCCCAGCACGACCCTGGCGGCCCAGCCCCAGGTCCAGGTCGCCTACGAAGTCGATCTCTGGGGCCGCCTGCGCGCCGCCGACGCCGCCGGACGCGCCAGCCTGCAGGCCAGCCGCGACGCCCGCGACGCCGCGCGCCTGTCGGTCGCCGCCGCGGTGGCGCGGTCCTATGTGGCCCTGTTGTCGCTGGACGCTCAGCTGGCCACCGCCCAAGGGACCCTGGCCTCGCGCCAGGAAGCCGCCGCCCGCGCTCGCCGCCGGGCCCGCGAGGGCGTGACGTCCGATCTGGAACTTCGCCAGGCCGAGGGCGAGCTGGAGGCCGCCGCCCAGCGCGTCCCAGCCCTGGAGCTGGCGATCCGTCGCCAGGAAGGCGCCCTGGCCCTGCTGGTCGGCCAGACCTCGCAAGCCATCCCGCGCGGGACGCTGGCCAGGCTCGTCATCCCGCAACCCTCCGCGCCCCTGCCTTCGTCGCTGTTGAACCGACGACCGGATATCGCCCAGGCCGAGGCCACGCTGGCCGCGTCCGACGCCAGCCTGGCGGCCGCGCGCGCCGCCTTCCTGCCGCAGGTGCGCCTGTCGGCGGCCGGCGGCGTCCTGTCCGTCCAACATGTCGACACCCTGACCGTCTGGACCCTCGGCGCCAGCGCCCTGGCGCCGATCTTCGACGGCGGCCGCCTGCGGGCCCAGTCCGACGCCGCCACGGCCCGCCGCGACCAGGCCGCCTTCGGCTATCGCAAGGCCGTGCTGACCGCCTTCAGCGAGGTCGAGAGCGCGCTCGAAGGGACCGGTCGCCTGGCCGAGCAGGAAGCCGCGGCCGTGCGCCAACGCGCCGCCGCCGCCTCGGCCCTGGACCACGCGCGCAAGCGCTATCAGGCCGGCTATGTCGCCTATCTGGAGGAGCTGGACGCCCAGCGCGGCCTGCTCGCGACCGATCTGGCCCTCTCGCAGGTCCGCGAGGCCCGGCTGCAAAACGCCGTGGCGCTGTATCAGGCGCTGGGGGGCGGGTGGACGGAGACCGGGCGGTAG